In Motacilla alba alba isolate MOTALB_02 chromosome 4A, Motacilla_alba_V1.0_pri, whole genome shotgun sequence, the genomic window CTGTTGGCTCCTCACccatccccacagagctcctggcCCTCCCACTGTGCTCCTACACAAAGGGTGGCTCTCCctcctcattttctcttttcccctgtgAAATCGTCAGCGTTCTCATTCATGGCGTAGGATTTGGTGCACAAATAGACATGGATCTGTTGGAATGAGTCCAGCGGAGGCTGCAAAGATGCTctgagggctgcagcccctctgaaGTCAGGCTGGAAGAGCAGGGGTTGCttggcctggagaagagaagccttGGGGGAGACCTTAGAcccccttccagtgcctgaaatGGCTtcaagagagctggaaagggacttgggacaagggataGAGGGACAGGACAATGGCCTTAAACTGAAgtagggcaggtttagattggatattgggaagaaattcttggctgtgaggctggggaggccctggcacaggttgcccagagaagctgccccagtgctgcccctggatccctggaagtgtccaaggccaggttggacagggtttggagcaacctgggatagtgaaaggtgtccctgcccacggcagggggttAGACTGTATGATCTTTAAGTTGCCTTCCAGTCCAAACCATGCTGGGACTCTCTGAAACCCGGACAGCAGGAAGTCCTCCTCAAACCCCTCCCCATGGCCTTGCCAGGGCCATGCTCCGCACTCCTGTAGCATCTTTTCTTGTCTGCTTCACTTCCCAGGTGCAAGTGTGGGACACAGCTGGCCAGGAGAGGTTTCGGAAGAGCATGGTGGAGCACTACTACCGCAACGTGCACGCCGTGGTCTTCGTGTACGACGTGACCAAGATGAGCTCCTTCACCAACCTCAAGACGTGGATCGAGGAGTGCAACGGGCACGCGGTGCCCCCGCTCGTCCCCAGGGTGCTCGTGGGGAACAAGTGTGACTTGAAAGACCTGATCCAGGtgccatccagcctggccctcaAGTTCGCCGACGCTCACAACATGCTTTTGTTTGAGACCTCGGCCAAGGACCCACAGGAAAGCCAGAACGTGGACGCGATTTTCATGTGCCTGGTGTGCCGGCTGAAGGCGCAGCGCTCGCTGCCCTGCCGGGACACGGAGGGCTGGCCGGCGCAGCCCCAGCCGCACCCCCGGCGGCTGGACGAGGCCAGCgggaaaggctcctgcccgTGCTGAGCGGGACCCGCCCGGACCCCAATAAAGGCTCTGAGCCCCCTGCGCTCCGACTCTTGCTTTGCGCCTCAGCCCGGTCGGCCGTAATCGTCTGTGATCGGCTCGGTTCGGCCGCAATCGGCCCGGCTCGGCGTGCAGCGTTCGGCTGCAATCGGCCCGACTCGGCTGTAATCGGTCCTGTTCGGCCGCGCTCGGGCTATCTCGGTAATTAATGCCGCCACTCGGCTACAATCGCTCGACTCGGCTACAATCGGCTACGTCCGCCTCGGCTCGGGGCGGGGCGGTGCCGCGCGCAGGCGCAgtgcgcgccgccgccgccatgaaGTAGGTGGGGGGGTGTGGGGCCAAGGCCGGGCTCGGCCCTGTCCCGCCGGTGCCGGTGCTGACGGTGCCTCGCCCGCAGCCCCCTGACGAAGGTGAAGCTGATCAATGAGCTG contains:
- the RAB33A gene encoding ras-related protein Rab-33A, whose translation is MAAGGGGGRPPGPDPALEPYVQTRIFKIIVIGDSNVGKTCLTFRFCGGTFPGKTEATIGVDFREKTVEIEGERIKVQVWDTAGQERFRKSMVEHYYRNVHAVVFVYDVTKMSSFTNLKTWIEECNGHAVPPLVPRVLVGNKCDLKDLIQVPSSLALKFADAHNMLLFETSAKDPQESQNVDAIFMCLVCRLKAQRSLPCRDTEGWPAQPQPHPRRLDEASGKGSCPC